Genomic segment of Cyanobacterium stanieri LEGE 03274:
TCTATTTACCCTCGATAACCACAAAGACTACGCCCAGGAAATTGATGCTACCCTGATTCAAGATAATCCTACCCTTGATTCCCATTAAAGCCACCAATCATATTTTGAGTATCTTCCAATAGTCAATTATCCATTCTTGTCAGTATAGGCTTTAATCATTGCTTGAGTGCCTTCTAAATAAGCATCATCAAATTGGGCAACCTGATTAAATAATTGTTGGGCAAGATTAATACCTGGATAATTATCAGGATTTTCCATAACCTCTTTAACTAGCCGTAAATCTTTGAGGATATGTTTAATCATGAAGCCCGGTTGATAGTCTTGGTTAATAATTTTTGGTGCGAGGTTGGTTAATGCCCAAGAACCTGCGGCGCCAGTGCTACAAACATCTACAATAAGATTAGGATCAATTTTTTGTGTTTTAGCTAGTTGTAGGGCTTCACAAAGGGCTACCATGTGGAGAGATGCTAATACTTGATTACATAATTTTACCGCCTGTCCGCTGCCTACTTCCCCACAGTAGGTTATATTTTTGCCTACCATCTCAAGGTAGGGTTTTATTTCTTCAAAGTCTTGTTTGTCTCCCCCCACCATGATGGTTAGTGTACCATTTTTTGCTCCTATGTCTCCTCCTGATACGGGGGCATCCATAAAACGAATTTGGTGAGATTTTAGTTTAAGGGCGATCGCCCTTGCTCCCTGAGAACCGATGGTGCTAAAATCAACAATGATACTATGGGGAGGGGCGTACTTAACGATACCATCATCACCGAAGATTACTTCTTCCACATCAGGAATATCCCCAAGACAAGTAAAAATAATGGAGGCAGATTTTACCGCCTCCCGAATTGAGTTGACTATGGTAGCCCCTGATTTGGTTACATTTTCTAGCCAGGGGCGATCGTTCGTGCGATTCCATGCTTTGATAGATAGATTATGATGGGCAAGATTGACTGTCATGGGCGCACCCATAACCCCCAAACCAAGGAAAGCAACCTGATTGTTAACCATCTTAACCATTCTCCCACTGACGTTTTTCCACCTCGATTTTATCAGTTGATGGTGAAATCCGCCAAA
This window contains:
- a CDS encoding NAD(P)-dependent oxidoreductase, which codes for MVNNQVAFLGLGVMGAPMTVNLAHHNLSIKAWNRTNDRPWLENVTKSGATIVNSIREAVKSASIIFTCLGDIPDVEEVIFGDDGIVKYAPPHSIIVDFSTIGSQGARAIALKLKSHQIRFMDAPVSGGDIGAKNGTLTIMVGGDKQDFEEIKPYLEMVGKNITYCGEVGSGQAVKLCNQVLASLHMVALCEALQLAKTQKIDPNLIVDVCSTGAAGSWALTNLAPKIINQDYQPGFMIKHILKDLRLVKEVMENPDNYPGINLAQQLFNQVAQFDDAYLEGTQAMIKAYTDKNG